A region of Nakaseomyces glabratus chromosome M, complete sequence DNA encodes the following proteins:
- the PRE5 gene encoding proteasome core particle subunit alpha 6 (CAGL0M14003g~Ortholog(s) have role in proteasomal ubiquitin-independent protein catabolic process, proteasome-mediated ubiquitin-dependent protein catabolic process), translating to MFRNNYDGDTVTFSPTGRLFQVEYALEAIKQGSVTVGLRSKDYAVLVALKRNADELSSYQKKIIKCDEHMGLSLAGLAPDARVLSNYLRQQCNYSQLVYNRKLSVEKAGHMLCDKAQKNTQSYGGRPYGVGLLIIGYDNSGPHLLEFQPSGNTLEVYGSAIGARSQGAKTYLERVLDDYLAITDATELIKSGVEALRQSLKDETLNTDNLSIAVVGKDIPFTIYDGESVSQYL from the coding sequence ATGTTCAGAAACAATTACGACGGTGATACGGTTACATTTTCTCCTACTGGTAGGTTATTCCAGGTCGAATATGCGCTGGAGGCCATCAAGCAAGGTAGTGTTACTGTTGGTCTGCGTTCCAAGGATTATGCGGTGCTGGTTGCGTTGAAACGTAATGCAGACGAGTTGTCGTCTtaccagaagaagattatCAAGTGTGATGAGCACATGGGTCTGTCGTTAGCTGGGCTGGCTCCAGACGCTAGAGTGCTGAGTAACTATTTGAGACAGCAATGTAATTATTCACAACTGGTGTACAATCGTAAGCTGAGTGTCGAGAAAGCCGGTCACATGCTTTGTGATAAAGCCCAAAAGAATACACAATCCTATGGTGGTAGACCATACGGTGTTGGTCTGTTGATCATAGGGTATGACAATAGTGGTCCACACCTGCTAGAATTCCAACCTTCTGGGAACACATTAGAAGTATACGGCTCTGCAATTGGTGCACGTTCTCAAGGTGCAAAGACATATTTGGAAAGAGTTCTTGATGATTACTTGGCGATTACAGATGCAACTGAGCTTATAAAATCTGGTGTTGAGGCCCTAAGACAATCGCTGAAGGATGAAACGCTGAACACAGACAACCTATCAATTGCTGTGGTGGGTAAAGACATTCCTTTCACAATCTACGATGGTGAATCTGTCTCTCAATACCTATGA
- a CDS encoding uncharacterized protein (CAGL0M14025g~Ortholog(s) have nucleus localization): MAPLNVGVIGTGIFATDRHLPSYQEMSDDFKVVAAFNRTKSKALKFAELAGLPEEKVYDDLKGIVNDPEVQMLDMLLPAQFNLDTVKHAIGAGKPILLEKPIAATMAQAREVVKLADSVDIPIGIAENWLYLPCIDVAKPLLEKIGPIVAFTHNSTGPFVTQNKYLSTSWRQNPEHIGGFLSDGGVHQLALVTELVGEIACVSALTRQVRKESGTVDIVFSTVEMKDSDIIGTFTYGSAFGATDKSVFLKIYGRNGTVVVELSDKKKPVVKVRYGSSAEECSAEEVHDVPLDDTFGVNAEFQNFREAVTKKDKKLFRSTPRVAFHHLACVAAFLESSDKNGDHVKVETI; the protein is encoded by the coding sequence atgGCTCCTTTAAACGTTGGTGTAATTGGTACAGGTATCTTTGCCACAGACAGGCATCTTCCATCTTACCAAGAGATGTCTGATGACTTCAAGGTTGTTGCAGCTTTCAACAGAACAAAGAGCAAAGCTCTGAAATTTGCTGAATTGGCTGGTCTTCCAGAGGAGAAAGTGTATGATGATTTGAAGGGTATTGTCAATGACCCAGAAGTACAAATGCTGGATATGTTGCTACCAGCTCAATTCAACTTAGACACTGTCAAGCATGCTATTGGTGCTGGTAAGCCAATTTTGTTGGAGAAGCCAATTGCTGCTACTATGGCCCAAGCTAGAGAAGTTGTGAAGCTCGCTGACTCGGTTGATATCCCAATTGGTATTGCTGAAAATTGGTTATACTTGCCTTGCATAGATGTTGCCAAGCCTTTGTTGGAAAAGATTGGTCCTATTGTCGCTTTCACTCACAATTCAACCGGTCCTTTCGTTACCCAAAATAAGTACCTGTCCACTTCTTGGAGACAGAACCCTGAGCACATCGGTGGTTTCTTATCTGATGGTGGTGTCCATCAACTGGCCTTGGTAACAGAACTAGTTGGTGAAATTGCCTGTGTTTCTGCTTTGACCAGACAGGTACGTAAGGAATCCGGTACTGTTGACATCGTGTTCAGTACAGTTGAGATGAAGGACTCTGACATTATTGGTACTTTTACCTATGGTTCCGCTTTTGGTGCAACAGATAAATCTGTCTTCTTGAAGATCTACGGTAGAAATGGTACAGTTGTCGTCGAGTTATCtgacaagaagaagccTGTCGTTAAGGTTAGATATGGTTCTTCTGCTGAAGAATGTTCAGCTGAGGAGGTACACGACGTACCATTAGATGACACCTTTGGTGTTAATGctgaatttcaaaatttccGCGAAGCTGTAACTaaaaaagacaagaaaCTATTCAGATCAACTCCAAGAGTCGCTTtccatcacttggcttgTGTTGCTGCATTCTTAGAATCTTCTGATAAGAATGGTGACCATGTCAAGGTGGAAACTATCTGA
- the ADH6 gene encoding NADP-dependent alcohol dehydrogenase (CAGL0M14047g~Putative NADPH-dependent cinnamyl alcohol dehydrogenase; gene is upregulated in azole-resistant strain) codes for MTTDTFKGIAVVDHKDWKNPKKVEFPAKPFYDNDVDIKIEACGVCGSDIHCAAGNWGQKQTPLVVGHEIIGKVVKVGPKCKTGLKIGDRVGVGAQVFSCLECERCKNDNEPYCARFVTTYSQPYEDGYVSQGGYANYVRVHEHFAVPIPENIPSEYAAPLLCGGLTVYSPLLRNGCGPGKKVGILGIGGIGHMGILFAKAMGAEVYAISRSNAKKEDSLKLGADHYIATKEEPDWGTKYFDTFDLIVVCASSLTDVDFDVMPKAMKVGGRIVSISVPEQDEVLTMKPFGLIGVSIANSILGSIAEMKQLLKLVSENNIKIWVETLPVGEAGVKEAFERMDKGDVRYRFTLVDYEKEFGN; via the coding sequence ATGACTACTGACACATTTAAAGGTATTGCCGTTGTAGACCACAAGGACTGGAAAAACCCAAAGAAGGTTGAATTTCCAGCCAAACCATTCTACGACAATGATGTTGACATTAAGATTGAAGCGTGTGGTGTGTGTGGTAGTGATATCCACTGTGCTGCCGGTAACTGGGGTCAAAAACAAACGCCACTAGTTGTTGGTCATGAAATCATCGGTAAAGTCGTTAAAGTTGGTCCAAAATGTAAAACTGGTTTGAAGATCGGTGACCGTGTTGGTGTCGGTGCCCAAGTGTTTTCATGTTTAGAATGTGAGCGTTGTAAGAATGATAATGAGCCATACTGTGCTAGGTTTGTTACCACATACTCTCAGCCATACGAAGACGGCTATGTCTCTCAGGGTGGTTACGCTAACTATGTTAGGGTGCATGAGCATTTTGCGGTTCCAATTCCAGAAAATATTCCTTCAGAATATGCTGCTCCACTTCTATGTGGTGGTTTGACTGTATACTCTCCACTATTAAGAAACGGTTGCGGTCCAGGTAAGAAAGTCGGTATTCTTGGTATTGGTGGTATTGGTCACATGGGTATTCTATTTGCTAAGGCAATGGGTGCCGAAGTATACGCTATTTCTCGTTCTAATGCTAAGAAAGAAGACTCTCTAAAATTGGGTGCTGATCATTACATTGCCACTAAAGAGGAACCAGATTGGGGTACAAAGTACTTTGACACTTTCGATTTGATTGTTGTCTGTGCCTCTTCATTGACTGATGTTGATTTTGATGTCATGCCAAAGGCAATGAAAGTTGGTGGTAGAATTGTTTCTATTTCTGTGCCAGAACAAGACGAAGTCCTAACGATGAAGCCATTTGGTTTGATTGGTGTCTCCATCGCCAATTCTATTTTAGGCTCCATTGCTGAGATGAAACAATTACTAAAGTTAGTCTCAgaaaacaatatcaaaatttggGTTGAAACACTACCTGTTGGTGAAGCCGGTGTTAAGGAAGCTTTCGAAAGAATGGATAAAGGTGATGTTAGATACAGATTCACTTTGGTTGATTACGAAAAGGAATTTGGTAACTAA
- the PWP6 gene encoding PWP6 (CAGL0M14069g~Putative adhesin-like cell wall protein (adhesin cluster II); predicted GPI-anchor; with similarity to S. cerevisiae flocculins) — MNKNMNAFKSLYFLTFLFMSSVLAANLPKLTNICQIPDNVKKTSGFKGEIRRIGLFPPGGDYTYLLKFPSTGSTASDTISLTTKPQLSTSGWFPSLFGHTYFIKADLLVYMVAYFVPTETGEYTFKLVNSDDAAVMYVGNPSAFPCGSIDTWPEPRKEDINVCDKISASTKLYMEKGLAYPVRLVWYNGGGDGQFNAQFIDPSGTTHTDWNGYVWQYDACTDCDYKPIPDASTTTSAGYVLSTTTTRTSESSYTDVNGYATAEDFFWEEIPTSTESISIPDPTTSSFTNSKDYGEEIISFYSTTASNGKPITGTTTTTVIHTYDPLSIPDPITSSFTNSQDYGEEIISFYSTHEANGRPIVGSTTTTVIHTYDPLSIPDPITSSFTNSQDYGEEIISFYSTNEANGRPIVGSTTTTVIHTYDPLSIPSPTTSSFTHSDEYGEEIISFYKTNEKNGKPIIGSNTTTVVHPIVHSSSVSPLSSKNQAASSNRASMVNSTITHASTTVMSDSIITSTSTTWYSSDDWRVEEIVSWYGTTDAYNHTVQGVGTAYFRDRVDALPVMVNSSETVSTSSQSSSTASETSSSSISSSNTLNMPTYRNVSDNNVPPLSPSQVYTTVTTKSTSYSRITITSCDDMACNVITTTTSDVVTLTTTYCPETAMNEMHASSPDSASASSGNNDLTKQVSQSAITTVINGMTVTTVTDCPESSSVSSSASAVQNANVNTGYDNKIPTIDVIKTFKTTVTIIETPDQPNTQNIPSKIDTTSTKTETVVVTEKDNGNVASTKIAGDHGSIVTRSTTKASGAQIHSDTTLSHVRAETTTDKTGFQYSAPSNHVVQQTVNGADMITAKSANFFTAVFISLLWYFI, encoded by the coding sequence atgaataaaaatatgaatGCTTTCAAAtccttatattttttgacGTTTCTCTTTATGAGCAGTGTCTTAGCTGCCAATTTACCAAAGCTTACAAACATTTGTCAGATTCCAGATAATGTCAAGAAGACTAGTGGTTTCAAAGGTGAAATCAGAAGAATTGGGTTGTTCCCACCTGGGGGCGATTACACTTACTTATTAAAGTTCCCAAGCACTGGCTCTACTGCCTCTGACACTATATCTTTGACTACAAAACCCCAGCTATCTACTAGTGGATGGTTCCCATCATTGTTTGGGCACACTTACTTTATTAAAGCCGATTTGTTAGTTTATATGGTAGCATACTTTGTCCCAACTGAAACTGGTGAATATACATTCAAATTAGTAAACTCTGATGATGCCGCTGTTATGTATGTAGGTAATCCATCTGCTTTCCCTTGTGGTAGCATTGACACTTGGCCAGAACCTAGAAAAGAAGACATTAATGTTTGTGACAAGATTAGTGCAAGTACTAAACTTTACATGGAAAAAGGTCTAGCATATCCTGTTAGACTGGTATGGTACAACGGTGGTGGTGACGGCCAGTTTAATGCACAATTCATTGATCCATCTGGTACAACTCACACAGACTGGAATGGATATGTTTGGCAATATGATGCATGCACAGACTGTGACTATAAACCAATCCCAGATGCATCAACAACGACTAGTGCTGGTTACGTTTTGAGCACAACCACAACTAGAACATCAGAAAGCAGTTACACTGATGTTAATGGTTATGCCACCGCTGAAGATTTCTTTTGGGAAGAAATTCCAACATCTACTGAATCAATTAGTATTCCCGATCCTACCACATCTTCATTTACCAATTCTAAGGACTATGGAGAAGAGATCATCTCATTTTACAGCACTACGGCCTCTAATGGGAAACCAATTACTGGCACAACCACAACCACAGTAATCCACACATATGATCCATTAAGTATTCCTGATCCTATCACATCTTCGTTTACCAATTCACAAGATTACGGTGAGGAAATCATTTCATTCTATAGCACCCATGAAGCTAATGGTAGACCAATAGTTGGATCCACCACAACCACAGTAATCCACACATATGATCCATTAAGTATTCCTGATCCTATCACATCTTCGTTTACCAATTCACAAGATTACGGTGAGGAAATAATTTCATTCTATAGCACCAATGAAGCTAATGGTAGACCAATAGTTGGATCCACCACAACCACAGTAATCCACACATATGACCCATTGAGTATTCCTTCGCCCACAACATCATCCTTTACTCATTCTGATGAATATGGTGAAGAAATCATATCGTTCTATAAAACTAATGAAAAGAATGGCAAACCCATTATAGGCTCAAATACCACTACAGTTGTTCATCCAATTGTTCATTCAAGTTCTGTATCACCTCTTTCATCAAAAAATCAAGCCGCTTCTTCGAATAGAGCTTCCATGGTGAACTCAACTATTACCCATGCATCAACGACAGTTATGAGTGATTCCATTATTACCTCGACTAGTACTACATGGTATTCCTCTGATGATTGGAGGGTGGAAGAAATTGTATCCTGGTATGGAACTACTGATGCATACAACCACACTGTCCAAGGTGTTGGCACTGCGTACTTCAGAGATAGAGTCGATGCATTGCCTGTAATGGTTAATTCTTCTGAAACTGTTTCTACCTCAAGTCAATCGAGCTCAACAGCGTCTGAAAcgtcatcatcttctatAAGCTCTTCAAATACTTTGAACATGCCAACTTATCGAAATGTATCTGATAATAATGTACCACCACTCTCACCAAGTCAGGTTTATACTACTGTTACAACTAAATCTACCTCATATAGCCGCATTACTATAACAAGTTGTGATGACATGGCTTGTAACGTTATCACCACAACTACCAGTGATGTGGTCACATTGACAACAACTTATTGCCCAGAAACTGCTATGAATGAAATGCATGCAAGCTCACCAGATTCTGCATCAGCCTCATCAGGTAATAACGATTTGACTAAACAAGTGTCACAATCGGCTATTACTACTGTAATAAATGGTATGACTGTGACAACTGTAACTGATTGTCCTGAATCATCAAGCGTGTCAAGTTCTGCAAGTGCTGTACAAAATGCCAATGTAAACACTGGTTACGACAACAAAATACCAACAATAGACGTCATTAAAACTTTTAAAACTACAGTTACAATCATTGAGACACCAGACCAGCCAAACACTCAAAACATACCTTCCAAGATCGATACCACCAGTACCAAAACAGAGACAGTAGTTGTAACAGAAAAAGATAATGGTAATGTAGCCTCGACGAAAATTGCCGGTGACCACGGCTCTATTGTTACCAGAAGTACAACTAAAGCATCTGGCGCTCAAATACATTCTGATACAACTTTATCACATGTAAGAGCAGAAACCACAACTGATAAAACTGGATTCCAATACTCAGCACCAAGTAACCATGTGGTTCAACAGACTGTTAATGGTGCTGATATGATTACTGCGAAGTCCGCAAACTTCTTTACGGCTGTGTTCATTTCATTGCTATGGTATTTTATCTGA
- a CDS encoding NAD(P)H-dependent oxidoreductase (CAGL0M14091g~Putative quinone reductase/NADPH dehydrogenase; gene is upregulated in azole-resistant strain): MRYLIIYAHPDPKSLNSSLLKETVGQLTSQGHEVKVSDLYAQKWKAALDSDDAPVQQEPGRSHFTFDLGLSFEKGKLPADIVAEQEKVKWADHVIFQFPLWWYAMPAIMKGWLDRVFTYGFSFEMLPDGGIGGLLKGKKASIIVTAGGSEEQYTSNVPIEDLLHPILHTLLKYCGIEPLPTLTFYDTISKSKEEYEKEKLRLHKHLQTLTAVE; the protein is encoded by the coding sequence ATGCGTTATCTTATCATATATGCTCACCCTGACCCAAAGTCTTTAAACAGCTCGCTTCTAAAAGAGACTGTGGGTCAATTGACCTCCCAAGGACACGAGGTGAAGGTCTCTGACCTTTACGCTCAAAAATGGAAAGCTGCGTTGGACAGTGACGATGCTCCTGTACAACAAGAACCAGGTCGTTCTCATTTCACATTCGATCTAGGCTTATCGTTCGAGAAAGGTAAACTGCCTGCCGATATTGTTgctgaacaagaaaagGTCAAATGGGCAGACCACGTTATTTTCCAATTCCCTCTATGGTGGTATGCTATGCCAGCCATTATGAAAGGATGGCTTGACCGCGTATTTACATACGGATTTTCATTCGAAATGCTACCGGATGGAGGAATCGGAGGTTTACTAAAAGGTAAAAAAGCCTCAATCATTGTCACAGCAGGTGGGTCTGAAGAACAGTACACATCAAACGTCCCTATAGAGGATCTACTGCATCCGATCCTTCATACTTTGCTTAAGTATTGTGGAATTGAACCATTACCTACCTTAACATTTTACGATACTATTTCAAAGTCTAAAGAGGAGTATGAGAAGGAAAAATTGAGACTACATAAGCACTTACAGACTCTAACCGCTGTGGAGTAA
- the TNR2 gene encoding nucleobase cation symporter-1 family protein (CAGL0M14113g~High-affinity transporter of NAD+ precursors; strongly induced under niacin-limiting conditions) has product MRGFKFLKYLEVPVEERQTLSFLKNPDLVPIPKSHQTWGFWSNFAYWGTIAFTVGTWMGATAALTVGLSYPETIATFILGNALTIVYSLANCYPGWDWKVGYTLSQRFTFGIYGSAFGVIIRVLLSIVNYGSNAWLGGLCINLILNSWSHHYLELKNTLSPHVAMTTKELIGFVIFHIVCALCYLMKPYQINRILIIACAGTCFSMLGIIIYLCHANGGAGSLFHTQKTTVSGSDRAWAWVYMISYWFGAVSPGAVNQSDYSRFGSSLKGIYLGTIVGLMIPPNLVPAYGVIGASTTQELYGESMWMPTEICNYWLNHGYHPAARAASFFCGVFFALSQIAYTISNAGFASGMDLAGLLPKYVNIKRGAFFTAIVSVAVQPWNFYNSSSTFLTVMSSFGVVMVPILAVMICDNFIIRKRNYSASQAFILKGEYYFTKGFNWRAFIAMIVPMAPGLPGIAWQVNHNAFNNRGIVNFYYGDSFFAFVMSFCLYWILCIIFPFKINVLQDDKDYYGAFDEKTAIKKGMVPYSGLTEAERQEYFIPTANEVMREEQPTESDSEISRAYVEEGTEKGSTKDGVAEI; this is encoded by the coding sequence ATGAGAGGATTTAAGTTTCTCAAGTATTTGGAAGTCCCTGTGGAAGAAAGACAAACTTTAAGTTTCTTAAAAAATCCAGACTTGGTACCAATCCCTAAAAGCCACCAAACATGGGGGTTCTGGTCTAACTTTGCCTACTGGGGTACAATTGCCTTTACAGTAGGTACATGGATGGGCGCTACAGCAGCATTGACAGTTGGGCTAAGTTATCCAGAGACTATCGCAACATTTATTCTGGGGAATGCTCTAACAATTGTTTACTCACTGGCCAACTGTTATCCAGGTTGGGACTGGAAAGTTGGCTATACGCTTTCTCAAAGATTTACCTTCGGTATCTATGGATCTGCTTTTGGTGTTATTATTAGAGTTTTATTAAGTATTGTGAACTATGGCTCAAACGCGTGGTTAGGAGGGTTATGTATTAACCTGATATTAAATTCATGGTCACACCACTATCtagaattaaaaaatactTTATCTCCGCATGTTGCTATGACCACAAAAGAATTGATCGGTTTCGTTATTTTCCATATTGTCTGTGCTTTATGCTATCTAATGAAACCATATCAAATTAATAGGATATTAATAATTGCTTGTGCCGGGACATGTTTCTCAATGCTGGGGATAATCATATATCTGTGTCATGCAAATGGGGGTGCTGGTTCATTATTTCACACCCAAAAAACAACGGTTAGTGGTTCTGATAGGGCTTGGGCATGGGTTTACATGATATCATATTGGTTTGGCGCTGTTTCACCTGGTGCTGTAAACCAAAGTGACTATTCCAGATTTGGTTCATCTTTAAAAGGAATTTATCTTGGAACTATTGTTGGTTTAATGATTCCCCCAAACCTAGTTCCAGCATATGGTGTTATTGGTGCTTCTACTACACAAGAATTGTATGGTGAGTCCATGTGGATGCCAACAGAAATCTGTAATTATTGGTTAAATCACGGCTACCATCCTGCAGCTAGAGCAGCCTCGTTTTTTTGCGGTGTTTTCTTCGCATTATCTCAAATTGCTTATACCATCTCTAATGCTGGATTCGCAAGCGGTATGGATTTGGCTGGTTTATTACCCAAATACGTCAACATTAAGAGAGGTGCTTTTTTTACTGCTATTGTATCGGTTGCAGTTCAACCGTGGAACTTTTATAATTCCTCCTCAACCTTTTTAACAGTAATGAGTTCTTTCGGTGTTGTCATGGTGCCTATACTAGCTGTTATGATTTGTGATAACTTCATTATCAGGAAACGAAACTATTCAGCATCACAGgcttttattttaaaaggtgaatattattttacaaAGGGTTTCAACTGGAGAGCGTTTATTGCGATGATTGTGCCTATGGCACCAGGTCTACCGGGAATCGCATGGCAAGTCAATCATAATGCTTTTAACAATAGAGGTATAGtcaatttttattatgGTGACTCCTTTTTCGCGTTTGTTATGTCATTTTGCTTGTACTGGATTTTGTGTATTATATTCCCCTTCAAAATTAACGTTCTACAGGATGACAAAGACTATTATGGTGCCTTCGATGAAAAAACCGCGATTAAAAAGGGTATGGTTCCTTATAGTGGATTGACAGAGGCTGAAAGACAAGAGTACTTCATTCCAACCGCTAATGAGGTCATGAGAGAAGAGCAACCAACTGAGTCGGATAGTGAGATATCACGTGCATATGTTGAGGAAGGAACTGAAAAGGGTAGCACAAAGGACGGAGTTGCAGAAATATGA